The Geobacter sp. genomic interval AAGCGGCTCGGGTTGGGCAGGAGAGTCCATTTCATCCAACGTCTTGCGTACGGTGGTGTTCCAGGGAGCAATCTCCAGGATCCGTTTGAAAAAAATCCGTGCTTCGTCGGGTCTTCCCACCGCGAGACTTATGACACCGAGCGTTTCCAGGGTTTCAGTATCGGCTGGTTGCTTCTTCAGGATATCGGTATAGATCAGAATGGCGTCATCGGTCCAACCCAGTTCGGTGAAATAAAAATCTGCCAGGTTGCGGCGGAATGTCAGATTGTCGGGTGCGAGACGCACAGCCTTTTCATGATGGGCAAGGGCGCGGAGTTTATCCTCTTTGCGATAAAAGAGGACTGCTATGTCATTGTGGGCAACGGCATAGTCGGGATAGCTGCTCAGAAATTCTAGGATTGCTTCGATCCCACTATCAAGGGAGCTCGCATTGAGAAGAGGTTGAATCTGCTCATATGCGTTCTGTGCGGAATAGCCTGTTGGATCGAATTGTGCCATGTGATCGCCCCGGAAATAGTATAGTTTGCGGCATCATACGAAATTTTTACCGACCAGGCAACTCTTTCCTGGGAGAATGTTCACAGCTTTTTCAGTCGCTCCGCTTCGCTGAGGCAGCCAAGGGATTCGAGGGTGCTGATGAGCTGGGCACGAAGGGCCTTATCTGCGGGATTGCAGGTGAATGCATGCTGGAGTTGTTTGAGTTTTACTATCACAGATTGTGTCTGGTCTCGCATTTCATGTGACTGGTGTGCATGCTTCACGGGTGAGACAGTGAAAGTCCTGTCTGCTCCGTGGACCTTACTGTAACCGCTGTTGCGGTAATATTCTTCATCGTCGAAACGAATCCGACCGTGCCATCGATGTGAAAAATGCTGAATATTTTTAGTGTCATGGTCTTTTCGGCCTTCGCTGGCCTCGGCAAAATGGACCAGTCTGCACGAGGGGGCATAGAGGACTTTTGCCCCTTGTTCGCCTGCCCGCAGACAGAGATCAATATCTTCGAATCCATTCACGAATCCTTCGTCAAATCCGGCCAGCTTCTCGAAAAGTTCTTTTTTGATGAGCATGCAGGCACCCGTGACTGCCTGCATGAAGCGCTGTGTAGTCACCGCCTGGCTGTCTGCGGCAAAGCCGCTGAAGATATGGTAGCCGCATCCCTGCTCGCTGAAGGCGATGCCGGCGTGCTGAACCGTTCCGTCAGGGAAGAGGAGAAGGCCACCGGCGATGTCGGCTCCCGCTGACTCCAGGCTTTTCACCAGGTGCACAAGCCATCCTTTTTCAGGGACCGTGTCGTTGTTGAGAAAGAGGAGATAGCGACCGTTGGCGAGTTTTGCCCCCTGGTTGCAGGCGCGGGCAAACCCGAGATTGGCGCGGTTCGATACGACCGTTACGTTACCCGTCAAGGATTTCAGAAGCTCGGGAGTCTCATCGGTGGAGCCGTTATCCACGATCACCAGTTCAAAAGGGATGGCATTCCCGGTGTTGCGGGCCAGGGCTTCCAGGCACTGACGGGTGTATGTGGCCTGGTTGTAAAGCGGTATGACGATCGAGACGGCAATGGCCGGGTTTTCCGGGAGATAGACCGGATCGGTCTCCTGTTCGGCATAGCGTTCAACAAAATCGTGGAGTCCTGATATCCGGTATTTTTCCTGATCACGCTGCAGATAGCCGTATGCCTTGGAGTAATGGGTGCCCGAGGCGTGAAAACAGCGGATTCCCGACAGGATGCCCGCCCGGAGCCCTGCCTGCCGGACGCGATTGTAGAGAATGTCATCCTCACTTTTTGCCATGCTCAATGAGACATTCTCAAAACCCCCTATTTGGGAAAATATCTTGCGGGATATGCAGAGGCAGCAGCCGATAACCGGTCCCTCTTCCACAGTGAGGCCTGTGCGCACATCGAGCCGATAATACGTTGATTCCGGCTTGGCGCCGTTGGTGAACTGGTTCTGGATAACATCGAGTCCGAGGAGTCCGTAGTCGGGGAATGCCTGGAAATACCGCTCGAACTCGCGTTCGAAATGGCGGGGCAGTTCAAGGACATCGTCGTCGAGTTCGATGACGTAATCACCCTCGGCCTGGGCAAAGAGCTCGCGGTAGAGTTCCAGGCCGGTATTGGACTCCTTCCTGATGTACTTGTCGACGCGATAGCGCTTGAGAACCGCCTCTGTCTCATCTGTTGAGCCATTGTTCCCAACGATGATCTCACAGTCGAGTGGTGACGCCAGGCTGGCAAACAGGGCCTTCAGGCACTGGTCGAGCATGGCTGCCCGGTTCCAGGTCAGGATGATGATGGAGAATTTTTTGCCGGAGATAGTGTGCGTTCCTTTGTTGGCGGCATTACGGCTGCGAGAGGCAGACAGGAGTCGTTCATACAGGTCCAGAGCGGGATGTGCACCTTCGGTCAGGCAGAAGCGTTTCAAAACCTCGGCCTTTGCTGCGTGCGCAATCCGGGTCCGGATATCGGGGTGGTCGATGAGGAATTCCAATGCCCGAAACCACTTTTCTGGGTCCTGGCCAACAAGCAGGCCGGTCTTTCCGTGTTCCACGGTTTCATTATACGGGGGCAGATCGGCAAAGACCCCGGCAATGCTGCAGGCGGAATATTCCAGCCACTTGATGTTGCTTTTGCAGCGGTTGAACGGAGTGTCCTGAAGCGGGACTATGGCGATGTCAAAACCGCTTTTTGCAAGCGCCCTGGCATAGTCGAGGTAGTCATACTGGAAAGGCTGGAATGAAAAGCCCGGAAGTGTTGCGGCGCTGGCCGGGGCATATCCCATGAAGCGAAAATGGACCTTTTCCCCATACTTGTCGGCAATTCGCCGCAGGGCTGGCTCGATACGGGAAAGATCGCTGCCATGGGTGTCGGTGCCGCAGAATCCTATAACGACTCTGCCTGCAGTCGGAGCAGGTGATGGAATATCCCACTTTGCCCGGTCGAGCAGGTTCGGCACAAGATATGTTTCCGGATTGAACTGCTGATAGCGCTCTCTGAGAAGCTCGGATGAAACCGTTATGGCCGACATCTTCGGAAGCAGCTGGCGGAGGAGCACGGAGGTTTCATCGGCCCGTGCCTTCAGGGGATGCCCCATGGGGACGTCGAGCAGATAGTCGTCGGCTTCGTAGATGACCGGTTTGCCGCTGGCTAGCATCTGTTCGATGAACGGCATGGTGCCGTTTCTCGGGAAAAATCGTTGCAGCACGATAATGTCTGCCCTCTCCAACAGGCTGAGATCTGCCGTACAGGTCACTCCGTCATTGTGTGCCCCCCAGAACAACTCGACCTTTGCACCCCCCACGGCAAGAGGCTGTTTCAAGCGCAACTGTGCACATGCCGATCCGGGATCGTCCAGGGAATAGACCGCGACCCTCAATTGAGGGGATGCTTGCAGAAATGGTTCGTCACTGGACTGAGGAGTGGGAGGCGTCTTCATGCCGCAATGTGCCTTAAGATCGGTCAACGTTTGTGTAAAGCCTGTCTCAAGAGGATTCAGCTCGGAAAGCACGGAGAGTTCCGCAATGGCATCGGCGAACATCCCCTGTTCAATATACCTCGCGACGATGTCGGTTCGAGCGGGATGGTTCTGGCTGTCTTCAGACAGTGCCGTTTTCAGGAGCCGTATGGCGTCGTTTCTGTCAGCGGCCTGAAGCGCTTTTTGCCAGTAATGGGTCGATCTGATCTGCACGGGGGTGGCACCCGTAGCCTTCAACTCGGCATAGGGGAGCGACTCGATAGAACTCTGAGATGTGAGGTGGTCGGCAATGAAATGAAACGTTCTGAAATATGCTTCGAAAAGGGCTTTTTTTCTTTTGCGCGCAATATCGCTGTCTCGTTGAATCAGAGATTCATATTTCTCGTAGACTCTCTTGATTGTTGAGAGAAAGAGCGGCATCGAGCCACTGGTCATAGCGCTGCCATCGCAGCGATAGGTGAACTCGCAGGTCAGCTTCGGGATATGGGTGAATGTGAAGTGCCGCGACATCCTGATCCAGAGGTCCCAGTCCTCGTGCCGCAACAGGGTTTCATCGAACAGACCGGATTTTTCCAGGCATGTACGTCGGTGCATGATGCAGAGCACGGGAATGAAATTTTGTATCAGGACCTTGTCGTAGTCGAACTCCTGGGAGTAGGGGGTCTCCTTGCGGACCGTCACATAGCGGTCACCTTGCTTCTGTTGCACGTCCTTGTAGGCATCGGTGTAGGCGACATCCAGGTGCTCTCCTTCCAGAGCCGTCACCAATGTTTCCAGATGATTGGGGAAAAATACGTCGTCATCGTCGAGGTAGGCGATGTACTTCCCCCGCGCCGCACGGATGCCGGTATTGCGCGATGCAGCCAGCCCTTTGTTTGCTTCGTGGCACAGGTAGCGGATCTTTGGCGATGCAAAGCCATCCACAACGGCGCGAACATCCTCGCCGGCATCATTGACAACGATGATCTCGAAGTCCCGGAGCGTCTGGGCGAGAATGCTTTTCAGCGCGATTGCCAGCATGTCGGGGCGGTTGAAGGTCGGGACTATCACCGAAACGAGAGGGGCCGGACTCTCCTCGAATCCCTGCCACTGCATGAGGTGCGAGCGGATGTCGGTATGCATCATGATGTTGGCGCATTCGCCGCATTCGGGGATCGGGCCTGCCCCGCAGCGCCTGGATGAGACCCGTAGCGCACGGTAGGTCTCGTTGTTCCAGAACTCCTCGATCTGTTGGGTCAGGGCATTACCGAAATCGTATGTGCCCGATGCGACCTTCTCCTTGAAGTGGAGTTCGCCGCCGCCGCACGGGTAGATCTCGCCATCGAAACCGATCATGATCTCGTCTTCGGTCCAGAGGCAGGGCCGGGGGGCTCCGGGTTGCGAGAAGAGCGGTTCGTGCACGATAAAGACTCCCAGCTGCTCGCCAAGCGCCTTGGCCTCCAGCATCTTTTCATCTGAGAGTTGCTGGTGGAAGAAGAGGGAGGCCGAGTCCTCCAGCCGATAGGGAGCGGATTCGATGTTGAGCATCCTGATGCGTTCGGGGTAGAAGCGGCAGTAGAAGACATTGATCAATGGCACTTTCAGGGAATGAGCAAGCCGGACCAAGGCCGGCAATTCATTGATATTGTGGGTCGACAGGGCGATGGAAAACTGGATATGGATCGGGCTCTGGTACAGGTCTTTCAGGGCAGAACATGCCTTGACATTCTCGACCACCCGGTCGAAAGCGTCGACCTGCATCAGTCGTTCATAGGTGGCACGGGTGGCGGCATTGATGGAGACATTCACCGACTGGACGGTGCACTGCCCGATCATAGTCTCTGACAGCTGCCGAGACAGGGCGATACCGTTTGTTGTGATCGTGATGGCGCATTGAGGGTATACCTCGTTGATGTAGCGCATGATCGAGACACAATCCCGGTTGAGAAGCGGGTCGCCGGCCCCTGCGAGACAGACCGAACGGAAGCGTTCCAGGTGAATGTTGCGCGCCATGACCTTGAATTGTTCCAGGGTGATCGCCTTGCCGCTTCTGCTTCGGAAGTAGTCGCCGCCGCAGAAGACACACTTGGCATTGCAGGTGTCGTTGAGCAGGAAATGCGCGGAGTAAGGGAATTTGTCCGAATACCCGTCCGCCCGTTCGCTAATGGAGGTCGTTGTCATGGTTATTGGTTCCCGGCAAACTGTTTTGCGGCTAGAATCCGTCCATATCGTGCCTTCGGATTTTGCGGGTCCAACTGCAGCGCCTGCAGGAATGATTCTTCCGCATGCTTGAACTCTCCTTTTTCGAGCAGCGACATACCGAGGGAGATGGCGCTGTTCAGTCCGACGTATCTTGACCGCTCCTTGGCGAGGGTAGAGAACATCGCTGCATATTTGGCAACCTGCTGCTGCCAGGTCCAGCCATCAAGGATAGACTGCCGTGCATTGCGGCCCATGGCGTGCATATCTCCGGCCTTCAGGCGTTCGATTGCCGCTGTCAGCGCTTCTACTGAGCGATCGACGAGAAAGCCGTTGTAACCGTCACGGATGATCTCGGGCATGTTGCCGACCCTGGTGGAAATGACGGGCAGTCCACAGGCAAGTGCTTCCAGCGCAGGGTTCGGCGTCCCTTCCACGACCGAGGCACAGATATAGAAGGTTGCCTGGTGGTAGACCGTATCGCGTACCTGTTCCTGGGTAAGGAGTGATTCCATGTCCCTGCGCGCCTCGCGGTCGAGAAAGACCAGGCGTACCCCGCTTTGCCGGCAGGCTTCCCTGATGAGATCGAGGCCTTTTTCTCCCACCGAATCCGAATTGCCGACCCAACAGGCGATTGGTTCTTCGGGAGGTTCGGTTGCCGGGTGGAACAGTTCCTCATCGACGCCGTTCTGGCAGCAGAAGATGTTGGGGGCTTCCAGGGACCCCTGACGGAACATTTCCTGATTGTTCAGGAAGCCTCCGGCACAACGTGCCGAGGTGACGAGGCTGATGGTCTGCTCCAGATATTTCGGGCAACTGCAGCCGACTATGATTTTTTCCGGCGGGACGTTTTGGACCAGGGAAATCAGGTACGGATCGAAGATCATGATGAAATCGTACTTCCGATGGTCGAACAGTTGATCCATCCGCCGCATTTCCAGGGTCACTTCTGTGGGAAGGTGCCTGCGGATGTTCTGCGAACGATTCCACCATGCCCATCCTTCGATGTCATAGACGGCCAGCACGCGAATCCCCTGGTCCGGTTCTCGTTCCGGTGCGGGTTCCGGTTCCCTCCCAAGGATGATGCATTCAAAAGTACTGGTCAGGATGTCGGTTATTTTCTGTAGTGAGTGGGCAGAACTGATCTGGCTGCGGGCAGTAGCTCCGATCGTGCGACGCAATTGCGGAGAAGTGATCAACAGTTCGAGCTTTTCCTCCCATTCCTTTTCTGTCGATGCCAGCATCCCGGTTATGCCGTCACTAATGGCATCCATACATTCGCCGGCATTGAAGCAGACGGGAGGTACACCGGCGCTCATGTAGATCAGGGCCTTGAGCGCTCCGCGTACCACATAGTCCTCCAGGTCGAGAGGGGGAGGGAATATGCCGATATCAAAGGCTGCCACCTCTTCGATCATTCTCTGTTCATCGTACTCGGGAACTACGGTGACACGAGGGGAGGAAAAGTCGGGCACTACTGAACGGTCTGCTCCGACGATCCGGATCTCCAGGTTTTCGTGCCGTGCGGCAAGTCGGTCGAGTACCCCTTTGAGGCGGTTCAATCCAACGGCGGTCCCCTGGCTGCCGATCCAGCCGACGACTACGGAATCTTCCTGTTTTTCAGGTCTGGCAGCGAGATATTCTGCAAACTTCTCCACATGGGTCGCCGTGGGGACGATCAGCACCACTTTGCAGAACTTTTCGCCATAACGGGCGACATAGGGATTGTCGCTTATCACGGCATCGACCGTAGAGAGGATCTCGTCGAGATCATGCCAGCCATGCTGGCGGTGGTAGTCGGTCCAGAGTGCATCTGAGAGATCGAAGACCACCTTGGCCGTTGTCGACTTGAGGGCCTTGACGATTTCAAGGAAGGAGACCTTCAGCAGATAGGCGATGTCAGCAGACCTGGCCTGGTCGATAATGGCTTGCAGCGGCGTAGATCGGATATCGACGACCGCCACGTTCCACCCGCTGCGGGTCAGCGACTCTGTCAGCGCCAGCCCGCGCACCTGTGCCGTGGCATGCCCCAGGGCAGTATCGAGAACAAAGAGAACTGTCCGCTTCCTCTCGTGCTGTACGCCCCCTTTCTTTGCCTCGATCCGCATGTCGCGCCAGGGAGCATGGGTCTGGGGGGGAAGCACGCTGATTTCTCCAAAACCGGCTCGCCGTAACTCCTGCTCAAGATGCCATGACGACCAGCTGCAGGCATAGGGAGTGATGGCATCGTGTCGTTCAACCTGCCCCATGTCGAAGGCATGGAGAGCCCGTACCCCTTCGAGATACTCACCAAGGTTCCTTCCCTGTTCGATGGAAATCTTGCTGGCTGCCTTGAGGAGGTCCGGGGTTTCTATGATCAGGGTGCCGTCGTCGGTGAGGAGCAGTGCTGCCTTGTCGAGAAATTCACGGGCCTGCCACAGGTTCAGATAATTGAAGGAGTGAATCATCAGGATTTCAGTGAGGCTCTTCGGAGGGAAGACGCGATCGATATCCATGGCATCGAGATAGAGGTCGGCCCTGACGCTCTTGTCGGTGTCGATATTGATATGGCTTGGCAGATAGTTCTGTCCGCAGCCGATATGGAGTTTATCGCCACTGGTCGGCCCTGTCGGCTGAAGATTAGCTGCCGGTGCGACCTTGCGGGTGATGACCCAGCCGCACAGTTCGTTCCGGGCATTACGCTGGATGCTGTTGACATGGAACGGGAAACGACACAGGGACAACACCTCCGTGCAAGCCCTTCTCACCGACTCGTAGATCATGAAATCGTGGAGCCAGATGTAGCCTCCTTCGTTGACGATATCGAGGCATTTGAGGAAATCGTGCCGCACATCTTCATATTCATGGCTGCCATCGATCAGGATGAAGTCGAAGGTCGTGCTCAGTTTGGGCAGCGCCTTGTCAGCGGTAGAAATGATGAGGTGAATCCCTTCGTGCTGTCCGCTCGTTGTGACGTGCCGGTACCATTCGGAGAAGGTTTCGAGGCCATCGTTGTCGCCGGTGGGGAGGAAGGGGTCGATGCAGACGATGTCCACCGGCATGCCGTTGTCGCGCATGGCAAAGGCCATGGCCACTGCCGATGCCCCGATCTGACTGCCGATTTCGAGGATATTGCGTGGCTTCAGGTGTCGTATCAGCCGATAGAGCGTGTACTGGGGGGAGGATGACAACGGCAGCTCCGACATGGTCGGTGGCAGCGTAACCGGCTGCGGCTGGTTGGCATCATTGAGAAGCGCTTCGGGCAGATCCAGGCCTCCCACCCGTTTCGGCGTGGAGAATGCCGTTTCGCCGGATGCGGGTAGCGGTTGTACCGGTGCCGATGAGCGGATCTCCAACGGCAGCTCAACTGTTCGGTTGAAGAGCCGTGGCGCAAAGAATCGATAGAACTCCTGGGCGCGGGCGTGGCAGGAATGGCGCTGCATAGCCAGGCGGTAGCCTGCCTCGGCGATCTCCTCGCAGCGACCCGGTTGGGCGAGGTAGGAGCGGATGGTATTGACGGCCGTGTCTGAAGTGATTTTGACATAGTTGACGCCATCAACGAGACCCAGTAGCTCCGCCCCGTCCGGTTCCTCCGCAAAAAGGGCGGCTCGCGAGGCAAGGATTTCGAAATATTTCGGGTTGGGGTGCCGCAGCCTGCCGGCAGTGGTGATGAAGATGCGGCAGGCATTGATCGCCTTTGAGAATTCCTTTCCCACCAGCGGATGTGGCTGGGAGCGATACTCCCAGCCGGGATGGGGTGCCGAGAAATAAGAGAACTCCTTTTGCGCCGTCAGGGCCTGGTGTATGGCGAAACGTTCAGGATAAAACGGGCTCGGTTCGGTGGTGCCGGCGGCGAGGAAGCCGACGTCGTACCTCTTTTCCGACTGCCAGTCGTTGAACAGTTGCGGATCAAAGGTCGGCAGGATGTTGACGAAGCGCTGGCCGTACAGCGAGTCGGCAAAAAGCCTGAGCGGTTCGGGAAAGTAGGAAATCACGTGGGCAATGCGGTTGTCGTCGAGAAAGCGGAAAAAGGCGTCGGAATTGCCTTCGGTGACGTTCCAGTAGTCTCCCAGGACAATGGCGCTCGAGACCCCTGCCTGGTCCAGCCCAGCAAAGGGGAGACCAAAGGCGGGCGGGGTCAGGTCGAAGGCGGTGATGAGCAAGTCGGGCCGGACATCGGGGAAGGTGTGACGGATGATTTCGCCATAGCTTTTCAGAGAAGGGTCATACCCTTCGTATCCCTTCCCGAACATCCTGGTATCGAAGCTGCAGCGAAGACCAGTACGCAGTGCTTCGTGGCACTTGGCCAGATAATCGGCCTCGCAATCGCCTATGAACAGTATCCTCATCTGTCGGTCACCTTTTCGGTAAGGAATTCATCTGCCTGAGCAGATGGCATGTAGCTCTTACTCCCTGTTCCAAAGATCCGTTGAAGGTGAATCCCTTCGATTCCAACTTTGCCCGGCTCACATGGTAGGAGAGTTGATTCATGATTTCTGTGTCGACGAAAGTTACCTGCAATGAAGGGAACTCTTTCTTGATCTCTTCCACGATCTGGTTCACCGTGGCGTTGAGGGTGAGCACGTTGAATATCTCAGTATTGAAGAGATCCTGTTTGATCACGAAGGCAAGAGCAGTAACGGCGTCGGAGAGATCGAGATAGGGCCTGTGCTGGTGCAGGGCTGTACGCCAGACCGTGATCGGCTCACCCAGGTTGGCCTGCCAGACGAACTTGTTGATGGCGGTATGGAACCGCATGCCCGGAGAGATACCGAAGATAGTGCCGAAACGGAGAATCACGAACCGCAATCCCATTGCGGCTCCTTCCTGTTGCAGCATCTGCTCGGCTTTCAGTTTCGATTCTGCATAGGGGCTTTGCGGAATCAGCTCGGTGATGGGGCATGCCTCATCAACCACGTCACTCTGGCTTCCATAGACGCTGGTGGTGGAAATGAAGATCAAGCGACAGCCGTTTCGGGCGCATCCTTCGGCCAGACGGGCGGTTGCGGCATAGTTGATCTCCTCGACCGCATCGCGGTGGGCAAAGCTTGTGGTGGCATCGGTAATGGCGGCAAGATGGATCACCACGTCGATGCCGTCAAGGAGCTGATTGAGATCGCAGGTGGCAATGTCGGTACAGCTGAAGGAGTAGTTTCCCTGCGGAGGGAGGTTGAACAATGAGCAGTAACGTTGCGTCAGCATGTTATCAATCATGATGATCTGAGCGGCAGGGAAGATGTCCGGAAGTATCCTGATCAGTTGCGATCCGATGTGTCCCAGAGCTCCGGTGACGAGGATTTTCATCTTACTTTCCCCTTCCTTTTGCTTCCAGTGTCTTCCGTGTGGCCCGCAGGCCTTCTTCCAGGGAAAAGCGCGGATGCCATCCGGTCATTTCCTGGAGCCGTTGCGAGGAAAAGCGCACATTCTCGATCTCGATCCTCTTACGTTCGTCCGGCCAGGGGATATGGGTAAGCTGCCCCCTGCCCAGTTCGGCAACTATGGTCGAGGCGATCTCGCTGACGGTGCGGTGTTCGTTCCCGGTGGCGAAATACGTCTCGCCGTAGAGTTCTGAACGTTGGGCCGCTTGCCAGAGGATCTCGGTGGCGTCGTCAACGAACATGACATTTCTCGACTGGTCGCCGCTGCCGAAGATCTTGATCTCTTCATTGCTCCAGGCGAGATGGATGAAGTAGTTGATAAAGCCGAATTCCTGGAAACCCTTGCCGTAAGGCCCGAACAGGTTGGCAAAGCGCAGAACGACGGTCTTGAGATCGTGGATGGTATGGTAGATGCGGTAGTATTTCTCGGCAACCCCTTTATTGGCCGAGTAGATCTCCAGCGGACGCTCCCAGTGGTCTTCGTCGACGACCGAACTCAGCGCCTTGCCGACCACAGTGCTGCTGGAGGTATACACGACAATGGCCTGTGGGTTCAGCAGCCGGATCGATTCCAAAAGCTTCAGGTTGCCCAGGCAGTTTATCTCGGCATCCAGCAAAGGATACTGGATGGAGAGCGGATGGGAGGTCTGGGCAGCGCAGTTGAAGATGATGTCCTGCCCCTGCACCACCTCGGAAATGAGGTGTTCGTCGCGGATATCTCCGCGAACGAAGTGTATCTGTTCCCAGACGTCGCGGATGTTGTCCGTGGTGGAACGGAGGTGCGGTTCCAGCGCGTCGAGCACTGTAACGGTGACGTCTTTCTCGCGCAGGCACCTCCTGACCAGATTTGCGCCGAGAAAGCCGGCACCGCCAATGATGAGTATGTTCATGCGATATCCTCCAGCATGGATTCGATCCCTTGCGCAAGGTCGAAGGTGTGTTGCCAGCCGGTTGCCCGGATGAAACGGCTGCAGTCGGCCGTGTAGCAGCGGCTTTCGATGGGCGACTGGGGATGCTGCGGCGTGACCATTTCCACGCTCACAGTGGTTCCGCTCTTTTTCCCGACTACTTCTGCCACGAGACTGGCCGCCTCAATGAGCGTGTGCCCTGTGCCGGTGCCGATGAGGTAGTGCTGTCCGTTGGTGGCATCCGCATTGGCAGCGGCATGTAAGAATGCCATGGCAACATCGTCGATATGGACGTAGTCGCGGACAAAGGTCCCTGGTTTGTACACCGTCAGGGTGTTGCCCTGCTGCGCCCTGCGTACCATCTGGTTGAGGACGCCGCGGTCTTCCTTGCCCGACTTGGGACCGGGACCATAGACGTTTGCGAGCCGCATGCAGGTTCCCCTGGCGATGGAACGGGCGATGTAGCTGCGCAGGTACTGTTCCGCGAACAGCTTGTGCAGGTCGTAGACGGTGACCGGCGCATCGGGCACTGACTCGTCGATGAGTTGAGCTTGTGCGAGCCCAGCGATGGTAATCGTACTGGCAAGAACAATGAACGGTGAGAACTTCTTCTGGTGGCAGAGTTCAAGGAGGTGGACGATGGGGACCACGTTCAAACGCAGGTCCTCGACGGGAGCGCTGTCTGCCGCATAGGCGCTGGTCTGTGCAGCACAATGGAAGACCACGTCAACTGGGTGTTTCAGCGCACTTTCCCATGATGCGCGTTCCGAGAGATCACCCCGGATCCACGTCTCTCCGCCGGCATGGGTTGCAGGCGGAGCTGTCCTGGAGATGCAGATCAGCCGGGCGTCCAGGGTCCGGAGCAGCGACCGCAGCCTGGTTCCGATAAAACCTGCCGCACCGGTAATAAGGACTGTTTTCCCGCGGTATGCGGGGAGCAGGTCGGTAAACTGACTGTCGATGGTCCGAAACATGAAGAACGTCCTCCCCTGTTACAGGGTCTTGATGTGGTTGAGGATCAGGTCTCGGTTCTGTGGGACATCCCGGTAATTCTGGAAGATGTCTAGGAAGAGCTGATCGTGAAATGCCCGCAGCCGGTCGATTCGCGCCAGCGTGACTGTGTCGCCGAACACTTCGAGAAACCGCCGCAGCTTGATCCACGAGATGTCGGGGATCTGCCTTGCCTCGGCGATGCAGTTTTCCAGCGAACCGACCACGTGCTGGGTGTAGGAGCAGTTAGCATGCTTGAAAAGGTAGAACATGGGGGGCTCGTTTCCGGAGAGGACCCCGCGCAGCTTCATCTCGACGAAGAAATCGCAGAGGTTCAGGGACCAGGTCCGGAAATTTACGGCCGGATCCTGGTTCAACTGATGCTCGCGCGTCTGGTGCTCGTCCGGTGGCTCAACCTTGAGGAGCGGCGTCGCGGTGATCAAGGCCGGTTTGTCATGGAACAGCTCGAAGGTGACGGTGCTGTGGATCAGGGCGGTCTCGTAATTCAAGTGTCTGCACCAGTCAATGGCATTCAGATTTGGCCGACGGAAGATCAGGGAGGAGACGAAACAGAGGCTGCCGCCATAGCTCAGCTCGCAGCAGAGATCCATCAGGGTGTCCGCCCGGTCCTGGTCGAGGTGGAACATCCGGTCGCCGAGGGCGGGCCTGCAAGAGTAGGTTTCGCCGATGGCCTGATTGGCGATGATGCAGTCGAAGTTGTCCAGCTCGATCAATGCGAGTGCGGACGTGATTGAGTTTTCCAGGAAGTAATCGTCGTCGCCGAAAACCCAGACGTAGTCCCCTACGGCCATCTGCAGGCAGTTGAGAAAGTTGTAGTCGAAGCCGCGGTTGATCGGGCTC includes:
- a CDS encoding glycosyltransferase codes for the protein MTTTSISERADGYSDKFPYSAHFLLNDTCNAKCVFCGGDYFRSRSGKAITLEQFKVMARNIHLERFRSVCLAGAGDPLLNRDCVSIMRYINEVYPQCAITITTNGIALSRQLSETMIGQCTVQSVNVSINAATRATYERLMQVDAFDRVVENVKACSALKDLYQSPIHIQFSIALSTHNINELPALVRLAHSLKVPLINVFYCRFYPERIRMLNIESAPYRLEDSASLFFHQQLSDEKMLEAKALGEQLGVFIVHEPLFSQPGAPRPCLWTEDEIMIGFDGEIYPCGGGELHFKEKVASGTYDFGNALTQQIEEFWNNETYRALRVSSRRCGAGPIPECGECANIMMHTDIRSHLMQWQGFEESPAPLVSVIVPTFNRPDMLAIALKSILAQTLRDFEIIVVNDAGEDVRAVVDGFASPKIRYLCHEANKGLAASRNTGIRAARGKYIAYLDDDDVFFPNHLETLVTALEGEHLDVAYTDAYKDVQQKQGDRYVTVRKETPYSQEFDYDKVLIQNFIPVLCIMHRRTCLEKSGLFDETLLRHEDWDLWIRMSRHFTFTHIPKLTCEFTYRCDGSAMTSGSMPLFLSTIKRVYEKYESLIQRDSDIARKRKKALFEAYFRTFHFIADHLTSQSSIESLPYAELKATGATPVQIRSTHYWQKALQAADRNDAIRLLKTALSEDSQNHPARTDIVARYIEQGMFADAIAELSVLSELNPLETGFTQTLTDLKAHCGMKTPPTPQSSDEPFLQASPQLRVAVYSLDDPGSACAQLRLKQPLAVGGAKVELFWGAHNDGVTCTADLSLLERADIIVLQRFFPRNGTMPFIEQMLASGKPVIYEADDYLLDVPMGHPLKARADETSVLLRQLLPKMSAITVSSELLRERYQQFNPETYLVPNLLDRAKWDIPSPAPTAGRVVIGFCGTDTHGSDLSRIEPALRRIADKYGEKVHFRFMGYAPASAATLPGFSFQPFQYDYLDYARALAKSGFDIAIVPLQDTPFNRCKSNIKWLEYSACSIAGVFADLPPYNETVEHGKTGLLVGQDPEKWFRALEFLIDHPDIRTRIAHAAKAEVLKRFCLTEGAHPALDLYERLLSASRSRNAANKGTHTISGKKFSIIILTWNRAAMLDQCLKALFASLASPLDCEIIVGNNGSTDETEAVLKRYRVDKYIRKESNTGLELYRELFAQAEGDYVIELDDDVLELPRHFEREFERYFQAFPDYGLLGLDVIQNQFTNGAKPESTYYRLDVRTGLTVEEGPVIGCCLCISRKIFSQIGGFENVSLSMAKSEDDILYNRVRQAGLRAGILSGIRCFHASGTHYSKAYGYLQRDQEKYRISGLHDFVERYAEQETDPVYLPENPAIAVSIVIPLYNQATYTRQCLEALARNTGNAIPFELVIVDNGSTDETPELLKSLTGNVTVVSNRANLGFARACNQGAKLANGRYLLFLNNDTVPEKGWLVHLVKSLESAGADIAGGLLLFPDGTVQHAGIAFSEQGCGYHIFSGFAADSQAVTTQRFMQAVTGACMLIKKELFEKLAGFDEGFVNGFEDIDLCLRAGEQGAKVLYAPSCRLVHFAEASEGRKDHDTKNIQHFSHRWHGRIRFDDEEYYRNSGYSKVHGADRTFTVSPVKHAHQSHEMRDQTQSVIVKLKQLQHAFTCNPADKALRAQLISTLESLGCLSEAERLKKL